From Alteromonas australica, one genomic window encodes:
- a CDS encoding TonB-dependent receptor: protein MNNRLKPLTIACIAALGMSISQQALAGDGAIAGQINDSAEARVYVGAKIKIKELNLVTESRRDGSFRFPSVPAGNYTLEVSYLGEQTKRIPITVSDDQTITPVVVLGEDDTLEELLVLGQRSSQASAINQQRVSNRISNVVSADAIGQFPDQNAAESLQRLPGLTIERDQGEGRFVGIRGIDPNLNNVVINGLNIPSPESGVRSVALDVIPSELIQTLEVSKSVTPDMDGDAIGGSVSVKSVSAFDKQQDTASVTVQASQNDLRDETSPKISGTFTQKITPDFGVAAALSYFDREFGSDNIESNGDDEVEQRHYSITRERLGAAVNFDYRPDFNNQYFLRTLYSEFSDDEYRMANAFTFDGEDSEIVRSSKDRYESQSIFTVALGGEHQLDTWQADWQVGYAMSDEDEPNALYYDFVTENDSIESNLETMIPQVTQDADAMDLSTYELDEIAFEDNYTKDTETSFKLDLTRPITLGDYKGELKMGTKYRTREKDRDSQIFIYDGDFDDIAPADFAGASPDYSLGDFGPSLDRTGLRDFFNTNRSNLELAELDSEIESNGATYVNQEDIFAAYVMGSVDINNWHIVAGVRYESTDFSTEGMRVELIENEETDVEEVVNTPWASDKDYDHWLPSINVRYSFSEKLQLRGAYTQTISRPKFEDVAAFQIIESKTEEDDGEFVTEREAEVGNPELNPYEAQNIDIALEYYPGDIGVLSAGYFYKDIDNFVVFADVAGTEGWEGYDEVIQAINGDTATLHGLELSWVKAFNNGFLVAANATFTDSEATTYLEGETYETQLPNQSDRVGNLTFGYEANAFSLRLAMTYKSENFEEIDGDMLRFEDDHTQVDFMAKYFINDDMQLYFNAVNLTDEPFYNYFDTRNKNAQYEEYGRTYQVGFTWQLR, encoded by the coding sequence ATGAATAATCGTCTTAAACCGTTAACGATTGCTTGTATCGCTGCGTTAGGCATGTCTATTTCTCAGCAAGCCCTTGCTGGGGATGGCGCTATTGCCGGGCAAATTAATGACAGCGCCGAAGCGCGGGTTTACGTGGGCGCAAAAATTAAAATCAAAGAATTAAATTTGGTGACAGAGTCTCGTCGCGACGGTTCATTCCGTTTTCCTTCTGTCCCTGCGGGCAACTATACCCTTGAAGTGAGTTACCTTGGTGAGCAAACCAAGCGTATTCCTATTACGGTTTCTGATGACCAAACCATTACGCCGGTTGTCGTATTAGGTGAAGACGATACGTTAGAAGAGCTACTGGTGCTGGGCCAACGTAGTAGTCAAGCCAGCGCAATCAACCAGCAACGTGTGTCGAATAGAATTTCAAATGTGGTTTCTGCTGACGCCATTGGTCAATTCCCCGATCAAAATGCTGCAGAGTCCCTCCAACGTTTGCCTGGCCTCACCATAGAACGAGATCAAGGTGAAGGACGCTTTGTTGGTATTCGCGGTATCGACCCTAACCTGAATAATGTGGTAATTAACGGGTTAAACATTCCATCACCAGAATCTGGCGTGCGTTCTGTGGCGCTAGACGTTATTCCTTCAGAACTCATTCAAACGCTAGAAGTGTCTAAATCCGTCACGCCAGATATGGACGGTGATGCCATTGGCGGCTCTGTGTCTGTAAAGAGCGTTAGCGCATTTGATAAGCAGCAAGACACCGCCAGCGTGACCGTGCAAGCCAGTCAAAATGACCTGCGCGACGAAACTAGCCCTAAAATTTCTGGCACGTTTACGCAAAAAATCACCCCCGACTTTGGCGTGGCCGCGGCCCTGTCCTACTTCGACCGTGAGTTTGGGTCTGACAACATAGAAAGCAATGGCGATGATGAAGTTGAACAACGTCATTACTCTATTACCCGCGAACGTTTGGGTGCAGCGGTAAACTTTGATTACCGTCCCGATTTTAATAACCAATACTTCTTGCGCACTTTGTACAGTGAGTTTTCAGACGATGAGTACCGTATGGCGAATGCCTTTACCTTCGACGGTGAAGACTCAGAAATTGTTCGTTCAAGCAAAGACAGATACGAAAGCCAAAGTATATTTACTGTAGCCTTAGGCGGTGAGCATCAACTCGACACGTGGCAGGCAGATTGGCAAGTTGGCTATGCAATGTCGGATGAAGATGAACCTAATGCGCTCTATTACGATTTCGTCACCGAAAACGACAGCATTGAAAGTAACTTGGAAACCATGATCCCACAAGTCACCCAAGATGCTGACGCCATGGATTTGTCTACCTATGAACTGGATGAAATCGCGTTTGAAGATAACTACACAAAAGATACGGAAACCAGCTTCAAACTTGATTTAACTCGCCCTATCACCTTAGGTGACTATAAAGGTGAGTTAAAAATGGGGACTAAGTATCGCACCAGAGAAAAAGACAGAGATAGCCAAATCTTCATTTATGATGGTGATTTTGACGATATTGCCCCCGCTGATTTTGCGGGTGCGTCGCCAGACTACAGCCTAGGTGACTTTGGCCCAAGTTTAGATCGTACTGGACTGCGAGATTTCTTTAACACTAACCGCAGTAACCTAGAGTTAGCTGAACTCGATTCAGAAATTGAATCTAATGGCGCAACCTATGTTAACCAAGAAGATATTTTTGCCGCCTACGTCATGGGCAGTGTGGATATTAACAACTGGCACATTGTGGCAGGTGTACGCTATGAAAGCACAGATTTCTCCACCGAGGGAATGCGTGTAGAGCTAATCGAAAATGAAGAAACTGATGTTGAAGAAGTGGTTAACACCCCTTGGGCTTCTGACAAAGATTACGATCATTGGCTGCCAAGCATCAACGTGCGTTACAGCTTTTCTGAAAAGCTTCAACTTAGAGGCGCCTATACACAAACCATTTCTCGCCCTAAATTCGAAGATGTGGCGGCCTTTCAAATCATTGAAAGTAAAACCGAAGAAGATGATGGCGAATTTGTTACTGAGCGCGAAGCTGAAGTGGGTAATCCTGAGCTAAATCCGTATGAAGCACAGAACATCGACATTGCATTGGAATACTACCCAGGCGACATTGGCGTATTATCAGCAGGTTACTTCTACAAAGATATCGACAACTTTGTTGTATTTGCCGATGTAGCGGGCACAGAAGGCTGGGAAGGTTACGACGAGGTAATACAAGCTATTAATGGTGACACCGCCACCTTACACGGCTTAGAGCTATCGTGGGTGAAGGCATTTAATAACGGTTTCTTAGTGGCCGCCAATGCCACCTTTACCGACTCAGAAGCCACCACTTATCTGGAAGGTGAAACCTACGAAACCCAATTGCCGAACCAGTCAGATCGGGTGGGTAACCTCACGTTCGGCTACGAAGCTAACGCCTTTAGTTTACGCTTAGCCATGACCTATAAGAGCGAAAACTTTGAAGAAATTGACGGCGATATGCTGCGCTTTGAAGATGATCACACCCAGGTAGACTTCATGGCTAAGTACTTTATCAACGACGACATGCAATTGTACTTCAATGCCGTTAACCTCACCGATGAACCTTTCTACAACTACTTCGATACGCGCAACAAAAATGCGCAATATGAAGAATATGGCCGCACTTACCAAGTTGGCTTTACGTGGCAGCTACGCTAA
- a CDS encoding GGDEF domain-containing protein, with product MFKLRNHTQFGHHKGWLVFTVAVLSLALVLSLNAGSPKLFAEISWLDILGEGSIVLLTLAWILSALASRPPGKVTRYIVIGLGCILFSASLDLLDEFLRYPPASHWLSMIESFPAVVGMLVMTGALYLWHHEQRAINIQLRRREWDYRDHGEIDPITQLYRGEYWQARAAAFQESGGNGYVAIIDINDFSYFNERYGQAEGDRYLHEVAQLLIMNLRQQDLACRYAGDRFALLLPDVCETQAYNIVKQICISIEHVAFRHQASAEAIYTSARAEVAQLTPVSHLPNILRGMLGKLEKGQRTAA from the coding sequence ATGTTCAAATTACGTAATCACACCCAGTTTGGCCACCATAAAGGGTGGTTAGTATTCACCGTCGCCGTGTTATCTCTGGCACTGGTGTTAAGTCTTAATGCGGGTAGCCCGAAGCTATTTGCCGAAATTTCATGGCTAGACATACTCGGGGAAGGCAGCATTGTTTTACTGACGTTGGCGTGGATCTTATCTGCGTTGGCGAGCCGGCCACCAGGCAAAGTGACGCGCTATATTGTGATTGGCCTGGGGTGTATTTTATTTTCGGCCAGCCTCGATTTACTCGATGAATTTCTGCGTTATCCCCCTGCGTCCCATTGGCTCAGTATGATTGAATCTTTTCCTGCTGTAGTTGGAATGTTAGTGATGACCGGGGCCTTGTATTTATGGCACCACGAACAGCGGGCGATTAATATTCAGTTGCGACGAAGAGAGTGGGATTATCGCGATCATGGTGAAATAGACCCCATTACGCAGCTTTATCGCGGGGAGTATTGGCAAGCCCGCGCGGCAGCGTTTCAGGAAAGTGGGGGGAACGGTTATGTTGCCATTATAGATATCAATGATTTTTCCTACTTTAACGAGCGCTATGGGCAAGCTGAAGGTGACCGATATCTGCATGAAGTGGCGCAATTACTTATTATGAATTTACGGCAGCAAGATTTGGCCTGTCGGTATGCAGGGGACAGATTCGCGCTTTTATTGCCCGACGTATGTGAAACCCAAGCCTATAATATTGTAAAACAAATTTGCATTAGCATTGAGCATGTCGCCTTTAGACATCAAGCAAGTGCAGAGGCGATTTATACCAGTGCCCGCGCCGAAGTGGCTCAGCTTACGCCAGTATCCCATTTACCCAACATTCTTAGAGGTATGTTGGGTAAGTTAGAGAAAGGCCAGAGGACTGCTGCCTAA
- a CDS encoding helix-turn-helix domain-containing protein — protein sequence MALTSPPLPVSKHDKVIPGYHFVCAVLAIAEPRGVSVHKLLRGTGIFDDAITPNLRVSGKQLIALIGNVQSYCKAKDASFLIGKHLANALLNHEFSSIKDAGSLTQVIRLVTTQRWLCLPLVSFARYEVNENSLWVARDAMGCSKIWPFVMQISLSMLVAFAKASSKTRLPFHFGMTASRPRNIEDFETYLGLRLNFNAPFMSLMLPKGSVLAPFERGNVGGEAQHGSLVEPEIGTHTSSDATLSILDKVRLLTEHNLHASLPDAAAEFSMSAATFKRKLKEHEYSYRALTEEVRREQAIVLLAMKKLNNEQSASEMAFSDLPNFRRAVKRLTGHTPSELRAL from the coding sequence ATGGCACTGACGTCGCCACCGTTGCCAGTTAGCAAACACGATAAGGTGATCCCCGGTTATCACTTTGTGTGCGCCGTGCTAGCTATTGCTGAACCTCGGGGCGTGTCTGTGCATAAGTTATTGAGAGGCACAGGGATATTTGACGATGCGATAACCCCTAATTTGCGGGTAAGTGGTAAACAACTTATCGCCTTAATAGGCAATGTACAAAGCTATTGTAAAGCGAAAGACGCCAGCTTTCTTATTGGCAAGCATTTGGCCAATGCCTTGTTAAACCATGAATTTTCGTCCATCAAAGACGCGGGCAGCCTAACTCAGGTGATACGACTGGTCACCACACAGCGTTGGCTGTGTTTACCGTTAGTGTCTTTTGCACGCTATGAAGTGAATGAGAATAGTCTGTGGGTAGCAAGGGATGCCATGGGGTGCAGCAAAATTTGGCCATTTGTAATGCAAATTAGCCTATCCATGTTAGTGGCATTTGCGAAAGCGAGCAGTAAAACCCGCCTGCCGTTTCATTTTGGCATGACGGCGTCTCGGCCACGTAATATTGAAGATTTTGAAACCTATTTAGGTTTGCGATTAAATTTTAATGCCCCTTTTATGTCGTTGATGCTGCCTAAAGGAAGTGTGCTGGCCCCCTTTGAACGCGGGAATGTGGGTGGGGAAGCGCAGCATGGCTCTCTCGTTGAGCCTGAAATTGGCACCCATACCAGCAGTGACGCTACACTGAGTATACTCGATAAGGTGAGATTACTTACTGAGCATAATTTGCACGCCAGCTTGCCCGATGCGGCCGCCGAGTTTTCAATGAGTGCTGCCACCTTTAAGCGCAAACTAAAAGAGCACGAATACAGTTATCGTGCGCTTACAGAAGAGGTAAGGCGAGAGCAGGCAATCGTATTGTTGGCAATGAAAAAGCTTAACAATGAACAAAGTGCCTCTGAAATGGCATTTTCCGATTTGCCTAATTTTAGGCGGGCGGTTAAGCGACTGACGGGCCATACGCCAAGTGAACTAAGGGCGCTATAA